Part of the Spirochaetia bacterium 38H-sp genome, GGTAAAAAGAAACAGCGGCTACGTAAACACATATGATTTCTATCTTGATAAGAATTATGGTAAAACGTCCTTCCAGCAGCATGTGTATTAACCTTGTACCTGTAAGACCTCCTCTTATCACTATGGCAAGAGCAAACAGAGCGAAAGCCAGATAACTCATATCCCTTCTTAAGAAGAAAAGAACGAGATGATATAAAGCTATTATAAAAAGGGCACCAAATACAAAAAAATCCACACCAGAATAAAGCTGATTTCTACTATTGATAACGCTGGGTTTGCCTATAACAATAGGAACTTTTAGACCACCATAGATATCGTCAAAGTTTGCCACCTGAAGAAACACATCAAAATCACGACCAGGCGGTGTAAAAGTAACAGTTCTTGGTCTAAGAGAAGGTTCTATACTATTCTTGCTGGTAGAAAAAAAACCATTCTCAAGTACAAGTCTTTCATTGACAAACAACCTGTAAGTACCTGTAATCTCACGCAAATCAAAAGTGATAGGTGTATAAGGCTGATAATCATCATAATCAACTATAATAAAATGCAGATAATAGGTACCATATCCCTCAGCAGGATAATGACCAGAAAGTTCCTGAGCATTGTTCCAAAAAGACGGAAAACTCACCAACTCATAAGAAGAAGAGGAAACATCTTCCATGGAAAGAAGTTTCTTCCAATAAAATCGTGCAAAACCGGTAAGAGAAACAGGCTTATCCAGCATTTTATGAGTTATCAAAACAGTACTGTCAAGAACGTTCTTCTCAATTCCAAATACAGACATCAATGAGAAAAATAAAAAAAACAAGAGTAGATATTTTTTTACCATATACCGCAAACTCTAATTAATTATACATATATTATCAGCATAAAACCATATTAATATTAACAAGCAAGGAGAAAAATAATACATTTTTTAATACCGAACGGCTGGATTGCACCTTAGGCAGCAAAGAATAAGCAAAAAGATGCAATCCAGCCTGCCTGTGGCAAATATTAAGAAAACCAGGCAGAAATATTATTATGTCTCTGCACCCGCAGGCAGGGCTTTACGAGCATAGCGAGTAGAGCCCGTTCGGTACCAAATAAAAAGCCCGGCATAACCGGGCATGTATCATTCTTTATTTGTTTGTAGCGGCTGCTTTTCTCATCTCTTCCAAAACGGACAGCGCCTTGAGTTTTACCGGCCTTATATAATTGCCTCTTGTTATTATCTCTCCTATCGCACTCACAAGCTCAGGATTTGAAATACCATTGTTTGTTTTTGCGAGTTTTTCTATTGCAAGCAGCGTGGAAAAAGCAAGGTTGTTGTCCGGAGTGGTCTTAAGGTTTTCCTGGTGAAGTTTAAAGGCAAGTACATTTGTGACTTCTTCATTATCGTTAATACCTATCTTACCCAAGCCATAAACAGCTTCGGCAACGACCATGGGCTCTTTTTCTTTTTGGACAACGTCCAAAAGTATATCCTTAGCTTTCTCGCCTCCTATCTTACCAAGAAGCTGACATGCCTGTCGTCTTATCTCAGGAAAGTTGTTTACAACTCTATTGTTGCGTTTTACTTCTTTTGAATATGTTTCTGTTGCAAGTGTCTGGAGGATGGTAAAGGCAGCTCCGTCATCAGAAAGTCTTCCCTCGTCAGCCATCTTCTCCAAATTCCTGAGTGCAAGCTGCTTGAGTTCCTCACTCTCTGAGTAGGCTTCATCCTGTATAAGCCTGAGTTCTATATCCTGACTGAGATAATACTCTTCTATTGTAGACACATCGCCCGATGATTGATTATCAGCGGTTTCCTGGGCAAACGGTGAGACTATAAATACAAAAGCTATGACAGCAATAAACGCTCCTTTTAATCTCATATTGTTCTCCTAAAAATTAAAATATTTTCCATGCCCCATCCACTTTTTTTAAGTTGTAGATGAGGTAAGGGGTTTCTTTTATTATCATAAAGGCCTTGACAGAATCCTTATCTATAAATTCTATCTTATCCAATCTTACGTTGGACCTGCTGGGAACAACTACGTATATAAAATAGTCCTTAAGACTTTTTAGAGTAATTCCCGCTTTTTTAAGCCTTGGAACTTCCGATAGCTCTTTAAGCTTCTCTGGAGAAGAATATGTATCCAGATATTCTTTAGAAAGATAAGAAAGCCATTTGTCATAATCTTTTTTTTGGATAACTTGTGTAAGCTCTCCCATAAATGCTTCTATCTGTGCAAAGGTCTCATCATATACATCCTGAGTAACCACAAACTCCTCCGGAGCAGGAGAAGATGTCGGTTCTACAGATTCTACCGGCACGGGAGAAGAGTTCGCAACAACAGCATCATCACTCTTGCAAGAAAAAAAGAGCAATAAAAATACAAGCAAAAATATCATATCTTTTTTCATATCTATACTGAAGTGTAAAAACACTTGGCAACTTTGTCAATCAAAAAACAAAGTTCCTTGCATGATATAGAAAAGCAGGATACTATATACCCATGGAAAAAAGCTCTGAGAAGATACAACAGCAACAAGAGTTTGAAAAACTCGTAGAAATGTATGTCAACAAATTCGCTCAGTCTAAGATAGAAGTAGAACATTTTATCACCTTTGCCCTTGCCTTTGCTGCAAAAAATAATTCTGCTTTTCCCTTTTTCTCTCGCTTTAGGACAAGAGAAAGTCTCTCCTATGAGCTTCTGCAGATGGCAAAGGAGATTGATGATAATCCATATTTTTTATTCGAAAAGAATAAGCACGGTACACTTGATATCATATATTACCTTGCAAATGACTATGAAAAAATAGAAAAGCGTTTTGCACTAATCAAGGCAAAACCAGAATTGCCTTTTCCTGATTATTCATTCTTACAGCTAACAACGCCGGATAAAAAGTTCTTTCATCTGGATGCAAAAGAGGATTTTATAGGATGGTTTGAAAGAAATCAGGAACGAAAAGACAATGTCCTTGTAAGTATTTCTTTTCCTTCCGGTATTCCTTCCTTTGTTACAACTGGACAGATAATACTCAACGATTTGTTTGACATCTGTCTGGCCAAAGTAAAACGATATCTCCAGGAAAATGAGAAAAATGTCGGATACACAACACAGAAACTGAGACCTTTTTTTAGAAACAATGAAACGGCATTGAAAGAACTTTTTAATGCTGTTTTAACAAAAACAGACCAGATAGTAAGAGATATAAAAGAACCCGGAGACAGGACATATTATTTCTGGAATCAGCTGTGTTCTTTTCTTTTCCGAGAGTTTTCCGAGAAAAAAGAAAGACAGGATACAGAAACTTCCTATGCTCAGGCAGCATATATTCTAGGCCTATATCTTATATATTATAAAGGCAAACAAAGAAAGAAAAAAGAAGAAGAACGAGCCTTGCAGATTTTGGAAAAAAATCTCAGAAAAAAACCCTATTTTTTTACTATAGCAGACATACTATCCTTCACCGATAATAAGGGGATACCTCTTACAAAATTCTGTCCAAGAGAAAGAATAACAGACTATATTTCCGAAAGGACAGAGGCTCCAGATCCTCTTTCTCTTCCGCAGATATTAAAACTAAAGGCTCCAAACGATAACGAGTATTATATAGCAAAAGAACTTCTTATTCCTCTTTTTTCGGAAAAACAGTTTACACACTCAATGGAGCTAAAAAGAGAATATACCAACCTATGGTATCTTCTGCTAAAAAAAGACGAAGAAACCGATGCTATGTTTAACGACGAAGACTTCGAACAGGATATAAAAGAGAGACTTCTGAGACGAGACCCCGTATTTCTGGCTATGCTGAGTTTTCATACACTTTACATTGCATGGGAAAACAACCCCCTACCAGCAAGTCAAAAATCGGAAATGGCAGGAATCTTTGATACAAAGGCAAGAAAGCTAAAACCCTTAAGAGAAATATTAAATCTGGACAGAGAAAAAATACTAAAAGATGCAAAAATAATGCTTCCATTTTGGAAGGTTATTCCTGTAGTAAGCTCTATAATAAGGTTTTTTAAGTTTCTTTTTACAGGAAAAAAGCGAACAAAAAGAGGAAAAGCAACAAAAAAACAAAGCACTGCAACACTCGTACTCAACAATAACAAACCAGAGAAAAAACCACCACAAATAACAACTCCCCCTGTAAAAGCAAGCATACAAACTCAACAGAGTACAGCAAACTCAGCCAGGGCATTTAAAACAAGAATAAGGGAACTCACTAGAGAATTTGTAGCAGACAATACAGAGCTTGAGAGAACTATGGAAGAGCTTGAAGATATATGGAATCCGCTTATAGATACTGTTGCAAAAAAAAATCTGACTGAGGATGTTGAAAACTTTGCAAAAGACTTTTTAAGAAAAATGAGAATACTAAACCATAGAAAACCGCCTACCAGAGAACAAATACACACAATGGCAAAGACACTATCAGAGAACAAAGCATTTGAAAGAATAAAAAACAAGGAAGCTTTTAGAAAATATCTTGAGCTTTGTATGCTCAAGATACTCAACAATATAAAAATATGATAGCTATTATCCTACGGAAAATCCTCTTATGGCAAGTTCTCCAGAAGGAGCAAGTTGTCTAATACACTTATAGAAAAGTTCTCCGCATGTTCTTGCATCATCCAATGCTCGGTGATGATATTTTTGTTCTATTCCGCAGCTGTAAGCAAGAGCTTTGAGGTTATATTTGGGTAAACCCGGAAAAGCTTTTCTTGACATAGACAGAGTATCCAATATCAATAAAGAAGGGAAATCCCGCCCTGCCCTTGCATATTCTTTCCTCAAGAAAGAAAGATCAAACTTTGCATTATGCGCAACTAGAACATTATTACCTACAAAATCCTCAAAATAATCAAAAAAATCCGCCATCGTAGGAGCATCCATAACATCATCATCATATATGCCATGGATATTGCTTACAACTTCTGGAATTGGTATTCCGGGATTAATAAGACTGGACAGGCTATCCACCTCACGGCCATCCTCAAACATTACACAGGCAATCTCTACCACCCTGTCTTTGTCAGCATAAAGACCTGTTGTCTCAACATCAAAAGCAATAACAGGTGATTCCAACCAATTAAACTGCATCTCTTTCCTTTCTGTTTTTATAACTATGTTGACATAAAACCACATATTTTTCTAGCATCAGGCATGGACATAAGAACAACACTAAAACAAAATAACATAGAATACGACGATATACGCTGGTATCTCTCCCTAAACCTTGCT contains:
- a CDS encoding HEAT repeat domain-containing protein, which encodes MRLKGAFIAVIAFVFIVSPFAQETADNQSSGDVSTIEEYYLSQDIELRLIQDEAYSESEELKQLALRNLEKMADEGRLSDDGAAFTILQTLATETYSKEVKRNNRVVNNFPEIRRQACQLLGKIGGEKAKDILLDVVQKEKEPMVVAEAVYGLGKIGINDNEEVTNVLAFKLHQENLKTTPDNNLAFSTLLAIEKLAKTNNGISNPELVSAIGEIITRGNYIRPVKLKALSVLEEMRKAAATNK
- a CDS encoding 3'-5' exonuclease, whose product is MWFYVNIVIKTERKEMQFNWLESPVIAFDVETTGLYADKDRVVEIACVMFEDGREVDSLSSLINPGIPIPEVVSNIHGIYDDDVMDAPTMADFFDYFEDFVGNNVLVAHNAKFDLSFLRKEYARAGRDFPSLLILDTLSMSRKAFPGLPKYNLKALAYSCGIEQKYHHRALDDARTCGELFYKCIRQLAPSGELAIRGFSVG